CATCGGACCGGACTTCATCGCGAAAGCATTCGAGTACGCGCACGAAGCAGACCCCGACGCGATTCTTCGCTACAACGACTACGGATTGGAGAACGCAGCCAAACGCAGGAAACTCATCACGTTGATCAAGTCGCTCCAGGCACAGAAGGTGCCCGTCCACGCCATCGGCTCGCAGGCCCACGTCAATGTGTCCACGACGTACGAGACCATGGATCAAGCACTGGCTGAAATGAAAACGCTCGGCCTGCCCATCCACATCACCGAACTCGACGTCAACAGTGCTCGGGGCGGCCAGCGCGGTTTTGGAGCAGACATCGCCAACAACGCAGCGGCCACTCAGGGGGGTCTCGCGAGCGACGCCGACAAAAAACTGGCTGACGCC
This window of the Candidatus Angelobacter sp. genome carries:
- a CDS encoding endo-1,4-beta-xylanase encodes the protein MLARMSNHIHTVVGRYKGRVKVWDVVNEAIADGDGTNILRNSLWLEIIGPDFIAKAFEYAHEADPDAILRYNDYGLENAAKRRKLITLIKSLQAQKVPVHAIGSQAHVNVSTTYETMDQALAEMKTLGLPIHITELDVNSARGGQRGFGADIANNAAATQGGLASDADKKLADAYGGIFRAFVKHRDSVKMVTFWGANDAVSWRANGKPLLFDANDQPKPAFEAVIAEVKKTATAQ